A single genomic interval of Lepisosteus oculatus isolate fLepOcu1 chromosome 12, fLepOcu1.hap2, whole genome shotgun sequence harbors:
- the slc25a38b gene encoding mitochondrial glycine transporter B isoform X1 — protein MIQKCSSLAQDSSLPLQRSMEVLVAHPVLKAFMCGSLSGTCSTLLFQPLDLVKTRLQTLQSSVQHGSRVGMVTVFLNVIRTEKLLGLWKGVSPSFVRCIPGVGIYFSTFFSLKQRFFSERAPSALEAVLLGAGARSVAGVCMLPVTVVKTRFESGRYSYASVFGALRSIYVSEGPRALFSGLTATLLRDAPFSGIYVMFYSQTKKSVPAEVWSAPCVPLVNFGCGVVAGVLAALVTQPADVVKTQVQIRPGQYRWTGDAVRYIYRAHGLRGFFRGAVPRSLRRTLMAAMAWTVYEQLMAKMGLKS, from the exons ATGATCCAGAAGTGCAGCTCTCTGGCCCAGGACTCGTCTCTGCCCCTCCAGCGCAGCATGGAAGTGCTGGTG GCTCACCCGGTGCTGAAGGCCTTCATGTGTGGCTCCCTGAGTGGGACCTGCTCCACTCTGCTCTTCCAGCCCCTCGACCTCGTCAAGACCCGGCTGCAGACCCTCCAGAGCTCCGTACAGCATGG GTCACGTGTTGGGATGGTAACGGTATTCCTCAATGTGATCCGCACGGAGAAACTGCTGGGTCTTTGGAAGGGCGTATCTCCG tCGTTTGTACGCTGTATTCCCGGTGTCGGGATCTATTTTAGCACCTTCTTCTCACTGAAGCAGCGGTTCTTCTCTGAGCGTGCTCCGTCCGCGCTGGAGGCGGTGCTGCTGGGCGCGGGGGCGCGGTCAGTGGCCGGAGTCTGCATGCTGCCCGTCACCGTGGTGAAGACGCGCTTTGAG AGCGGTCGCTACAGCTACGCCAGCGTGTTCGGAGCCCTGCGCAGCATCTACGTGTCGGAGGGGCCGCGTGCGCTGTTCTCGGGGCTGACGGCCACGCTCCTCAGAGACGCGCCCTTCTCCGGCATCTACGTCATGTTCTACAGCCAGACCAAGAAGTCGGTGCCCGCAG AGGTGTGGAGCGCCCCCTGTGTGCCGCTGGTGAATTTTGGCTGCGGGGTGGTGGCGGGGGTCCTGGCCGCTCTGGTCACCCAGCCAGCCGACGTGGTGAAGACGCAGGTGCAGATCCGCCCGGGGCAGTACCGCTGGACCGGGGACGCCGTCCGCTACATCTACAGG GCTCACGGGCTGCGGGGCTTCTTCCGCGGCGCCGTGCCGCGCTCCCTGCGGCGCACGCTGATGGCGGCGATGGCCTGGACCGTGTACGAGCAGCTCATGGCCAAGATGGGCCTGAAGTCCTGA
- the rpsa gene encoding small ribosomal subunit protein uS2, translating into MSGGLDVLQMKEEDVLKFLAAGTHLGGTNLDFQMEQYVYKRKSDGVYIINLKKTWEKLLLAARAIVAIENPADVCVISSRNTGQRAVLKFASATGATTFAGRFTPGTFTNQIQAAFREPRLLIVTDPRADHQPLTEASYVNIPTIALCNTDSPLRYVDIAIPCNNKGPHSVGLMWWMLAREVLRMRGTISREHAWEVMPDLYFYRDPEEIEKEEQAAAEKAVGKEEFQGEWTAPVTDFAQPEVADWSEGVQVPSVPIQQFPAGPPVKREPGATEVFAEDWSAQPATEDWSAAPTAQASDWGGATADWS; encoded by the exons ATGTCCGGAGGTCTGGATGTGCTGCAGATGAAGGAGGAGGATGTGCTGAAGTTCCTGGCTGCCGGGACCCACCTGGGCGGCACTAACCTGGACTTCCAGATGGAGCAGTACGTCTACAAGAGGAAGAGTGATG GtgtttacatcatcaacctgaaAAAGACCTGGGAGAAGCTGCTGCTGGCTGCCCGAGCCATTGTGGCCATTGAAAACCCCGCTGACGTGTGCGTCATCTCCTCCAGGAACACGGGGCAG CGCGCAGTCCTCAAGTTCGCTTCCGCGACCGGCGCCACCACCTTCGCCGGCCGCTTCACTCCCGGCACCTTCACCAACCAGATCCAGGCGGCATTCCGCGAGCCGCGGCTGCTGATCGTGACCGATCCCCGGGCTGACCACCAGCCGCTGACCGAGGCCTCCTACGTCAACATCCCCACCATCGCGCTCTGCAACACCGACTCGCCGCTGAGATACGTGGACATCGCCATCCCCTGTAACAACAAG GGCCCTCACTCCGTGGGGCTCATGTGGTGGATGCTGGCCAGGGAGGTGCTGCGCATGCGTGGGACCATCTCCCGGGAGCACGCCTGGGAGGTGATGCCTGACCTGTACTTCTACCGGGAcccggaggag ATCGAGAAGGAGGAGCAGGCCGCTGCAGAGAAGGCTGTGGGCAAGGAGGAGTTCCAGGGCGAGTGGACGGCGCCCGTCACCGACTTCGCGCAGCCCGAGGTGGCTGACTGGTCCGAGGGCGTGCAGGTGCCCTCTGTGCCCATCCAGCAGTTCCCTGCAG GGCCCCCTGTCAAGCGCGAGCCTGGAGCCACTGAGGTGTTTGCAG AGGACTGGAGTGCCCAGCCGGccacagaggactggtcagctgCCCCCACTGCCCAGGCGTCTGACTGGGGTGGGGCTACCGCTGATTGGTCCTGA
- the slc25a38b gene encoding mitochondrial glycine transporter B isoform X2, whose amino-acid sequence MSADPCPEQCRLEKAHPVLKAFMCGSLSGTCSTLLFQPLDLVKTRLQTLQSSVQHGSRVGMVTVFLNVIRTEKLLGLWKGVSPSFVRCIPGVGIYFSTFFSLKQRFFSERAPSALEAVLLGAGARSVAGVCMLPVTVVKTRFESGRYSYASVFGALRSIYVSEGPRALFSGLTATLLRDAPFSGIYVMFYSQTKKSVPAEVWSAPCVPLVNFGCGVVAGVLAALVTQPADVVKTQVQIRPGQYRWTGDAVRYIYRAHGLRGFFRGAVPRSLRRTLMAAMAWTVYEQLMAKMGLKS is encoded by the exons ATGTCGGCAGACCCGTGCCCGGAGCAGTGCAGACTGGAGAAG GCTCACCCGGTGCTGAAGGCCTTCATGTGTGGCTCCCTGAGTGGGACCTGCTCCACTCTGCTCTTCCAGCCCCTCGACCTCGTCAAGACCCGGCTGCAGACCCTCCAGAGCTCCGTACAGCATGG GTCACGTGTTGGGATGGTAACGGTATTCCTCAATGTGATCCGCACGGAGAAACTGCTGGGTCTTTGGAAGGGCGTATCTCCG tCGTTTGTACGCTGTATTCCCGGTGTCGGGATCTATTTTAGCACCTTCTTCTCACTGAAGCAGCGGTTCTTCTCTGAGCGTGCTCCGTCCGCGCTGGAGGCGGTGCTGCTGGGCGCGGGGGCGCGGTCAGTGGCCGGAGTCTGCATGCTGCCCGTCACCGTGGTGAAGACGCGCTTTGAG AGCGGTCGCTACAGCTACGCCAGCGTGTTCGGAGCCCTGCGCAGCATCTACGTGTCGGAGGGGCCGCGTGCGCTGTTCTCGGGGCTGACGGCCACGCTCCTCAGAGACGCGCCCTTCTCCGGCATCTACGTCATGTTCTACAGCCAGACCAAGAAGTCGGTGCCCGCAG AGGTGTGGAGCGCCCCCTGTGTGCCGCTGGTGAATTTTGGCTGCGGGGTGGTGGCGGGGGTCCTGGCCGCTCTGGTCACCCAGCCAGCCGACGTGGTGAAGACGCAGGTGCAGATCCGCCCGGGGCAGTACCGCTGGACCGGGGACGCCGTCCGCTACATCTACAGG GCTCACGGGCTGCGGGGCTTCTTCCGCGGCGCCGTGCCGCGCTCCCTGCGGCGCACGCTGATGGCGGCGATGGCCTGGACCGTGTACGAGCAGCTCATGGCCAAGATGGGCCTGAAGTCCTGA